DNA from Puniceicoccales bacterium:
ATTTAATAAAATGGCTAGAATTTGTTTTATTACAGGAAAAAGGCCCATCAAAGGTAATCGCATACGTCGTCGTGGTCAGACAAAAAAAAGTGGTGGCATTGGAACCCATGTGGTGAAAAGGACAAAGCGATTATTTAGGCCTAATTTACAAAGGGTTAGAATTGTTCTTCCCAGTGGAGAGATTAGGCGTGTTCTAGTATCGGTCAAAGCCATAAAAGCTGGCAAGATTGTGAAGGCGATATAACTTTGGGTCAAAGGTAGTTTATGTAAGTATGCACTGAGGTGGTTTTACGTCATTTTACGTATTTACTGGAGTCATGAGAGATTTGGATTATTATTAATAGCCATGGAATCTTTCGCAAATTATTCGTATTTCGATGATTTCGATGACGAGGTTGATTCTGTCGAGTGGTCTGAGATCGAATGGCGTAAATATTTGTCGAAAATTGACGGAGATATATCATTGTTTCTGAGACTATTTATCGAAACAAGGAATATCATGAATCATATGGAGATAATAGCCTCTCAGATGGGCTGGATTAGGCAATCTGGTAATTTTGTTGGCTCCTTGTCTCAGATCGGAGAAAAAGATCCATATACTCTTCATAGACAGCCTGTTATGATTGTGACCAGGGCGCTATATTGTTTTTTAGCAAAAAATTGGGAATTGTTTATGAGTGAGCATAAATCTCCTGATCCTCAATTATGTTGGGTCTATGGCCGCATATTAAATGCTGGAGAACGAGATGCCATTTTGGCATTGGCTTCCATGGATGCCGGTGACGATAATCTGG
Protein-coding regions in this window:
- the rpmB gene encoding 50S ribosomal protein L28, producing the protein MARICFITGKRPIKGNRIRRRGQTKKSGGIGTHVVKRTKRLFRPNLQRVRIVLPSGEIRRVLVSVKAIKAGKIVKAI